The nucleotide sequence GGCGACGATCGCGCTCATCTATAATGTGGGCGCGCTGCTCGGCGGCCTGATCTTCGGCTACTTGTCCGACCACATTGGGCGGCGGCGCGCGATGGCGGCCGCGGTGATATGCGCCGGCGCGGTCATACCGCTGTGGATCTATCCGGGCACGCTCGCGGTGCTGACGCTTGGCGCATTTCTCATGCAGTTCATGGTGCAGGGCGCATGGGGTGTCGTCCCGGCGCATCTGACCGAGCTCTCGCCGCCGGAAGTTCGCGGTCTGTTCTCGGGCCTCGCGTATCAGACCGGAGTGTTGCTCGCGTCGGGCGTCGCCGTCAGTCAAGCCTTGCTGGCCGAACGATTCGGCTATGGCGCGACGCTGGCGGGCATCGCCGCAATCGTGATGCTCTTCGCAGCCGTCGTCATCCTGCTCGGCCGCGAGCGCATGGGCCGTGACCTCCATTCCGGCGCCGCATGAAGCGGATGAGTCGCACGCCCGCGGCAGGGGCCGCGCGCGACAGCGGAGCGCGGCCTTAACGGCGGGTGCAGGGGTCACCCGTGCCGCTGCATGAAGCCGCCCCGCCGGACTTTCGATATCCCCGGCTTTGCGATAAACGAACATTGTGCCGGAGGTGGAGCAATGAAATTTGGCCTCTTCTATGAAATCTCCGTACCGCGGCCATGGGGGCGCGAAACCGAAAAAACCGTCTACGACAACTGTCTCGAGCAGGTCGCTCTGGCCGATCAACTCGGCTTCGATTCCGTGTGGGCCGTCGAGCATCACTTCCTCGAAGAATATTCGCATTGCCCGGCCCCCGAGCTGTTCCTGACCGCGTGCGCCATGAAGACCAAAAAAATGCGCGTCGGTCACGGCATCATCGTGTGCGTGCCCGAGTTCAATCATCCGATCAAAATCGCCGAGCGCACCGCCGTCCTCGATATTCTTTCCGGCGGCCGCCTCGACGTCGGCACCGGCCGCTCCGCAACCTGGACGGAACTGGCCGGCTTTCGCGCCAGCCCCGACGAGACCAAGAAAACCTGGGACGAGTTCGTCCATTGCCTGCCCAAGATGTGGACCCAGGAACGTTTCTCGTACCAGGGACGATCGTGGTCGATGCCCCAGCGGACCATAGTTCCCAAGCCCTACCAGAAGCCGCATCCGCCGCTGTGGGTCGCAGTCACCAGTCCCGGCACCGAGATCGACGCGGCCGACCGCGGGATGGGCAGCCTGGGGCTGACCTTCGGCGGGTTCGCCGAGCAAGAGGAGAAGGTCAAGCGCTATCGCAAGATAATCCGCGACTGCACTCCGGTCGGCGAGTTTGTCAATGAAGCCGTCTCGACGGTGAACTTCCTCTACTGCCATGAAGACGAAGCCGAGGGCGTCAAGATAGGCCGGCGCCTTACCGGCACCTTCAATTACCTCGCCGCCCAGTTACTTTCTGTGCGCGAGGCGTATCCAAGCAAATCGTACCCGTCGCTGGGGCTGCTGCCTTCGCTTCGTCAGGAGGCGTCGGGTCCGGGCGATGCGTCCGGCGCGCCGGAGGGTATCGCGATCGGAAATCCCGCGCGCATTTTGCGCGAGATGAAGAAATGGGAAGCGGTCGGATGCGATCGCGTCAACTTCCTGCTCAATGCGCTCGAGACCGTGCCGCAGCAAAAGGTGCTCGACAGCTTGCGCCTGTTCGCCAAAGAAGTGATGCCTCATTTTCAGGGTGCGAGCGAATCCGCCTCCGCCGCCGCAGGAGGTCGTTGATGCCACCGCGTTATGGAAAGCTCGATCTGGCTGCGTGGGCCAAGTCGGCGCCCGCGATCAACGGCTACAAAACCGAGCCGTGGATCCTCAAGGGCGCGCGAATCGTCACGCTCAATATGGAGATCGATGACGATCCCGCGGACAACTTGCTCCCGGCCACGATGCATCCGTCGATTCCGGAGTACGCAACTTTCTGCGTCACCAATTATCCCGACAGCCCCGTCGGCCCGTTCTCGATTGCCGAGCTGCGCGTCTCGGGCCGCACCGGCGTTCGTCCGCGCGGCTTCGTGTTGCGCAGTTTCTGCGACAATGAAAATGCGCGCCGCGAGTTGGCTGCACGATGGGGATATCCAACGGTCGCGGGCGAGGTGAAGCTCTCTATCCGCCACGACCGGGTGGTTGCCCATGCCAGCGCCGGCGGCAAGCCGGTGCTCGAATGCGAGCTGCTCGATCGCGACGTGATCTCCGGCGGCGATATCCAGTACATCGCGAGCATGCATCTGGCCCGCAACCACGACGACGGCAAACTGGTTCTCGTGCAAGTCGATCCCGAGTTCACCTTCTCGAAGGCGGAGCGCGGCAAACCGCGGGTTATCCTGCTCGACAACGACGCGTTTGGCGCTGGCGCCAATCTGCGCCTCGCCAATCCGATTTCCGCAACCTTCACGACCGCCGACGTGACGCTGCCGAAGATTCGCTACATCTGCAATCCCGAGTTGCCCGCGATGCAGGGTACGACCAAAGTCGCCGCCTGAATCGATTCCGCTCCTCTCGGTCATCCCGAGCGGAGTCTGCGGAGCCGAGGCACCCCGGATCTTCTCCTTCCTGTTTCCCGCGCGCGCCACTTCGCACTTGTGCTAATTAGCAAACCCATGCCGGAACCCTGGCGCTTCGAAAAAATCACTCTCAAGAGCGGGCTCACGATGCGAATCGCCCGCGCCGGCGCAATTATGCGGCGCTCGTCAATGCGCTGCGAGGCACGACGCTTCAGAAAAACGTCTTCAGCGAAAACGATCTCGACTACTTCCGCGCCGCCTTTCGCAATCCCTATTCGCTGACCGCCGCGATCAACTACTATCGCGCGAACTTCCGCACCGGCTTCATGGCCAGTCCCGGCTCCAACCCATGGATCGACCGGAAGATCTCGGCGCCCACGCTTTTGATCTGGGGCGAGCAGGATTTCGCACTCGGGAAGGAACTGACCTACGGGATGGAGGGGCTGTTCACCGGTCCATTTGAGATCAAGTACATCGCGGACTCCAGCCATTGGGTGCAGAATGAGAAGCCCGAGTTGGTGAATCAGTACGTCCGCGATTTCCTCGATGGCCGGTAGGTGAGCGTTCCGCGCCGTTGCCTCTTCCATCGCGTAGCCGCGAAAAGATGCGCTGCGCAGATTTTCGCGTCTTCTCACTGCGGGTGCAGGGGCCGCAGCCCCTGCCGCCCACCGCGCAGGTGATTCTTCCTTCACGCCGTCGCCACGGCCAGGGGTCACCCCTGCTTTACACCGCTTCGCGCCGCGCTTATCTTAATTTCAGGATCGAAACGCCCCGGACGCCGCCTTTCTCACGGATCCCGGTCAAAATCCCGGATGGTCGTCTGTATAGGAGCTTCCCGGCAAATTCACAAGGAGGGGCTTTTATGCCCACTAAATTGTATGTAGGCAATCTGGCCTACGCGGTTACGCAGGAAGACCTGGCAGAGCTGTTTGGGCAGGCGGGCAAGGTCGAGAGCGCGGTCGTCGTGTCCGACAAATTCTCGGGGCAGTCGCG is from Candidatus Binatus sp. and encodes:
- a CDS encoding LLM class flavin-dependent oxidoreductase, which gives rise to MKFGLFYEISVPRPWGRETEKTVYDNCLEQVALADQLGFDSVWAVEHHFLEEYSHCPAPELFLTACAMKTKKMRVGHGIIVCVPEFNHPIKIAERTAVLDILSGGRLDVGTGRSATWTELAGFRASPDETKKTWDEFVHCLPKMWTQERFSYQGRSWSMPQRTIVPKPYQKPHPPLWVAVTSPGTEIDAADRGMGSLGLTFGGFAEQEEKVKRYRKIIRDCTPVGEFVNEAVSTVNFLYCHEDEAEGVKIGRRLTGTFNYLAAQLLSVREAYPSKSYPSLGLLPSLRQEASGPGDASGAPEGIAIGNPARILREMKKWEAVGCDRVNFLLNALETVPQQKVLDSLRLFAKEVMPHFQGASESASAAAGGR
- a CDS encoding acetoacetate decarboxylase family protein, coding for MPPRYGKLDLAAWAKSAPAINGYKTEPWILKGARIVTLNMEIDDDPADNLLPATMHPSIPEYATFCVTNYPDSPVGPFSIAELRVSGRTGVRPRGFVLRSFCDNENARRELAARWGYPTVAGEVKLSIRHDRVVAHASAGGKPVLECELLDRDVISGGDIQYIASMHLARNHDDGKLVLVQVDPEFTFSKAERGKPRVILLDNDAFGAGANLRLANPISATFTTADVTLPKIRYICNPELPAMQGTTKVAA
- a CDS encoding alpha/beta hydrolase, yielding MASPGSNPWIDRKISAPTLLIWGEQDFALGKELTYGMEGLFTGPFEIKYIADSSHWVQNEKPELVNQYVRDFLDGR